A window of Pedococcus aerophilus contains these coding sequences:
- a CDS encoding acyl-CoA dehydrogenase: MGHYKSNLRDLEFNLFEVFGRQDVLGHGPYAEVDEDTAREMLKEVSRLSENELAASFADADRTPPVYDPKTFSVTMPESFKKSYAAYTESGFWAVDVPGELDGTVAPPSLKWAMNEMVLGANPAIAMFAASYSFAKLLYILGNDEQKKLAKWIVEKGWHCTMVLTEPDAGSDVGAGRTKATDNGDGTWNVTGVKRFITSAESDMVDNVIHFVLARPEGAGPGTKGLSLFIVPKFHVDLETGELGERNGAYVTNLEHKMGLKVSTTCEVTFGEKEPAVGTLTGDIHDGIAQMFRVIEHARMMVGTKAISTLSTAYLNALDYAKQRVQGADLTQQADKTAPRVTITHHPDVRRSLMTQKAYAEGLRALVVYTSTQQDIVDQAFLESGSEEITPGSPADLASRVNDLLLPIVKGVGSERAWVLLGTESLQTLGGSGFLQDYPIEQYIRDAKIDTLYEGTTAIQGLDFFFRKIIKDKAQALTHLSMQIQEFAKDLGSTGGTLDRERELLGKGLEDVQGILGFMVGELMKSDPRQDGGELTNLYKVGQNTSRLLLAAGDLVIGWLLLRQAEVAQKALESGTASAKDVDFYQGKIAAASFFARTILPKIAAERAIAEATDNALMDVPESAF; this comes from the coding sequence ATGGGCCACTACAAGAGCAACCTGCGAGACCTGGAGTTCAACCTCTTCGAGGTCTTCGGCCGTCAGGACGTGCTGGGCCACGGTCCGTACGCCGAGGTCGACGAGGACACCGCGCGCGAGATGCTCAAGGAGGTCTCCCGCCTGTCGGAGAACGAGCTCGCCGCCTCCTTCGCCGACGCGGACCGCACCCCGCCGGTCTACGACCCGAAGACCTTCTCGGTGACCATGCCCGAGAGCTTCAAGAAGTCCTACGCCGCATACACCGAGTCCGGCTTCTGGGCCGTCGACGTGCCCGGCGAGCTCGACGGCACCGTCGCCCCGCCGTCGCTCAAGTGGGCGATGAACGAGATGGTGCTCGGCGCCAACCCGGCGATCGCGATGTTCGCCGCCTCGTACTCCTTCGCCAAGCTCCTCTACATCCTCGGCAACGACGAGCAGAAGAAGCTCGCGAAGTGGATCGTCGAGAAGGGCTGGCACTGCACGATGGTGCTGACCGAGCCCGACGCCGGCTCCGACGTGGGCGCCGGTCGCACCAAGGCCACCGACAACGGCGACGGCACGTGGAACGTCACCGGCGTCAAGCGCTTCATCACTTCGGCCGAGTCCGACATGGTCGACAACGTCATCCACTTCGTCCTCGCCCGCCCCGAGGGCGCCGGCCCCGGCACCAAGGGCCTGAGCCTGTTCATCGTCCCCAAGTTCCACGTCGACCTCGAGACCGGCGAGCTCGGCGAGCGCAACGGCGCCTACGTCACCAACCTCGAGCACAAGATGGGCCTCAAGGTCTCCACCACGTGCGAGGTCACCTTCGGCGAGAAGGAGCCGGCGGTCGGCACCCTCACCGGCGACATCCACGACGGCATCGCCCAGATGTTCCGCGTCATCGAGCACGCCCGGATGATGGTCGGCACCAAGGCGATCTCCACGCTCTCGACGGCCTACCTCAACGCCCTCGACTACGCCAAGCAGCGCGTCCAGGGCGCTGACCTCACCCAGCAGGCCGACAAGACCGCGCCGCGCGTGACGATCACCCACCACCCGGACGTGCGCCGCTCGCTCATGACGCAGAAGGCGTATGCCGAGGGCCTGCGCGCGCTGGTCGTCTACACCTCCACCCAGCAGGACATCGTCGACCAGGCGTTCCTCGAGAGTGGTTCGGAGGAGATCACCCCCGGTTCGCCGGCGGATCTCGCGAGCCGGGTGAACGACCTGCTGCTGCCGATCGTCAAGGGCGTCGGGTCGGAGCGCGCCTGGGTGCTGCTCGGCACCGAGTCGCTGCAGACCCTCGGCGGGTCCGGCTTCCTCCAGGACTACCCGATCGAGCAGTACATCCGGGACGCGAAGATCGACACCCTCTACGAGGGCACGACGGCGATCCAGGGCCTCGACTTCTTCTTCCGCAAGATCATCAAGGACAAGGCGCAGGCCCTGACGCACCTGTCGATGCAGATCCAGGAGTTCGCCAAGGACCTCGGGAGCACCGGCGGCACCCTCGACCGCGAGCGTGAGCTGCTGGGCAAGGGCCTCGAGGACGTCCAGGGCATCCTCGGGTTCATGGTCGGCGAGCTGATGAAGTCCGACCCGCGCCAGGACGGCGGTGAGCTCACCAACCTCTACAAGGTGGGCCAGAACACCTCGCGCCTGCTCCTCGCCGCCGGCGACCTAGTCATCGGCTGGCTCCTCCTCCGCCAGGCCGAGGTCGCGCAGAAGGCGCTCGAGTCCGGGACCGCGTCGGCCAAGGACGTCGACTTCTACCAGGGCAAGATCGCGGCGGCCTCCTTCTTCGCCCGCACGATCCTGCCGAAGATCGCCGCCGAGCGGGCGATCGCCGAGGCGACCGACAACGCCCTCATGGACGTGCCCGAGTCGGCCTTCTGA
- a CDS encoding uridine kinase yields MTEARDIDRTGPEDSYGARAALVAKVASLVPAPVGEDCVRVGVDGVDGAGKTVFAAELAAALREIGRPVVELSVDGWHRVRAERYARGARSPEGFWLDSFDYDRLLDEVLEPLGPNGSRRYRVAGHDVVTDEVLHEPLETAPAGAVVVIDGLFLHRAELEGAFDFTIFVEVPFEVSAARMAVRDGSPPDPTHPDLRRYVEAQKRYFAERSPWERADLVIDNSDLERPLLVESALD; encoded by the coding sequence GTGACCGAGGCCCGCGACATCGACCGGACCGGTCCCGAGGACTCGTATGGTGCCCGGGCGGCCTTGGTTGCGAAGGTCGCCTCCCTCGTGCCGGCACCGGTGGGGGAGGACTGCGTCCGTGTGGGGGTGGACGGGGTCGACGGTGCGGGGAAGACGGTGTTCGCCGCCGAGCTGGCCGCGGCCCTGCGTGAGATCGGTCGACCGGTCGTGGAGCTGTCCGTGGACGGCTGGCACCGGGTGCGGGCCGAGCGCTACGCCCGCGGAGCACGGTCTCCCGAGGGCTTCTGGCTCGACTCATTCGACTACGACCGGCTCCTCGACGAGGTGCTGGAGCCGTTGGGACCGAACGGATCTCGTCGCTACCGGGTGGCGGGCCACGACGTCGTGACCGACGAGGTGCTCCACGAGCCGCTCGAGACGGCCCCGGCCGGAGCAGTGGTCGTGATCGACGGGTTGTTCCTGCACCGCGCGGAGCTCGAGGGTGCGTTCGACTTCACGATCTTCGTGGAGGTGCCGTTCGAGGTGTCGGCCGCGCGGATGGCCGTGCGCGACGGCTCGCCCCCCGATCCCACCCACCCGGATCTCCGCCGGTACGTCGAGGCGCAGAAGCGGTACTTCGCCGAACGCTCACCGTGGGAACGCGCCGACCTCGTGATCGACAACAGCGACCTCGAACGCCCCCTGCTCGTCGAGTCAGCGCTCGACTGA
- a CDS encoding DUF6458 family protein, whose amino-acid sequence MYIGLGIFLIVVGAVLTFALNASVDAVNLGMIGWICMAAGVLAILLSLVVTRRTTTGGGYSARRVSHTDPATGTRVDEVDVDRDR is encoded by the coding sequence ATGTACATCGGACTGGGCATCTTCCTCATCGTCGTCGGCGCCGTCCTGACGTTCGCCCTCAATGCCTCCGTCGACGCCGTCAACCTCGGCATGATCGGGTGGATCTGCATGGCTGCCGGCGTTCTCGCCATCCTGCTGTCCCTCGTCGTCACGCGCCGCACCACGACTGGTGGCGGCTACTCCGCCCGTCGCGTCAGCCACACCGACCCCGCCACGGGAACCCGCGTCGACGAGGTGGATGTCGACCGCGACCGCTGA
- a CDS encoding MOSC domain-containing protein, producing MRVARVGFAAVKGTRHLTRGSIRVTTGGVEGDRAYAVADPSTGQVLRTVQHPALGRVEAEVAGDRLCLRMPDGTEVRGSTERTGPPVTGDYWGREAALHPLDGTLDGAVSAFLGRPAVVVAVDPGVAVWGASVSMLTTGTLARLEAGLRLEGIDVPRDLAERFRASVVLEAESDPSSGQRLRVGSAVVEVVGPIDRCAVIDADPVGGNRRPGILTALGPLGFVDAAGSPVFGVDARVREAGSVAPGDLVIHG from the coding sequence ATGCGGGTCGCACGAGTGGGTTTCGCCGCCGTCAAGGGGACCCGTCACCTGACCCGTGGCTCGATCCGTGTCACCACTGGGGGAGTGGAGGGCGACCGGGCGTACGCCGTGGCCGACCCGTCGACGGGCCAGGTGCTGCGGACCGTCCAGCATCCCGCGCTGGGTCGCGTCGAGGCGGAGGTCGCCGGTGACCGGCTCTGCCTGCGGATGCCTGACGGGACCGAGGTCAGGGGGTCGACGGAGCGCACCGGCCCCCCGGTGACCGGCGACTACTGGGGGCGCGAGGCGGCTCTGCACCCGCTCGACGGGACGCTCGACGGCGCGGTGTCCGCCTTCCTGGGGCGACCTGCTGTCGTCGTCGCTGTCGACCCTGGTGTGGCGGTGTGGGGTGCGTCCGTCTCGATGCTGACGACAGGGACACTCGCCCGGCTCGAGGCGGGGCTGCGGTTGGAGGGGATCGACGTGCCGCGTGACCTGGCCGAGCGGTTCAGGGCCTCTGTGGTGCTGGAGGCCGAGTCCGACCCGTCTTCCGGTCAGCGCCTGCGCGTGGGGTCAGCGGTGGTCGAGGTGGTCGGTCCGATCGACCGCTGCGCCGTGATCGACGCCGACCCGGTCGGAGGCAACCGCCGCCCAGGGATCCTCACCGCGCTCGGACCACTCGGCTTCGTCGACGCTGCCGGCTCGCCGGTGTTCGGTGTCGATGCTCGCGTCCGGGAAGCCGGGTCCGTCGCCCCCGGCGACCTCGTCATCCACGGCTGA
- a CDS encoding DUF222 domain-containing protein, which produces MVADAALGIVPVGTVQVLREIGALVDRVQTGDVVGGAAAGVALGEVDRVIARLQAVRLALLAEADRSQVAVGAGLTGTSAWLAARTRREGGQAARDVRLATALDDGLPATREALAAGDLSTEHAQVIATATAALPADVSWSDRALIETQLVRRARLVDPGTLRREGRRALAIAQRTRAEVDAHEDTVLRSEEDAALARTRLTWHHNGDGTTTGHFTVLTLAASILAKAVQQIAPPRRFAHRAATAAKTAGGAMGAATSVGVAGPVGGSSASGAAACGVREATWEAFRAADGDWAHRYGAAFVELLEHLPTDTLSGKVAATVVVTMDLDQLRAGVGAAHLDTGHDLSAGQARRLACNAGIVPAVLGGRSVPLDLGRQERFFTGAQRTALATTYDTCAATGCDRPYAWSERTTRTRGPREGAPTWPTRSRCAYTTTDEPTTRPSPTTSTPHRPGRRPSPTPGARSWAVFRCRGGRG; this is translated from the coding sequence ATGGTCGCAGACGCTGCTCTTGGGATCGTCCCGGTGGGGACGGTTCAGGTGCTGCGTGAGATCGGCGCACTGGTGGATCGAGTGCAGACCGGGGACGTGGTCGGTGGTGCCGCGGCGGGCGTGGCGCTGGGTGAAGTGGACCGGGTGATCGCGCGGTTGCAGGCGGTGCGGTTGGCGTTGCTGGCCGAGGCGGACCGGTCCCAGGTTGCGGTGGGCGCGGGGTTGACGGGGACGTCGGCGTGGTTGGCGGCCAGGACCAGGCGTGAGGGTGGCCAGGCGGCGCGGGACGTGCGGTTGGCCACGGCCCTGGACGACGGGTTGCCCGCGACACGGGAGGCGTTGGCAGCCGGTGACCTCTCGACCGAGCACGCGCAGGTCATCGCCACGGCCACTGCGGCATTGCCGGCGGATGTGTCCTGGTCCGACCGTGCGCTCATCGAGACACAGTTGGTGCGCCGAGCCCGGCTGGTCGACCCCGGGACATTGCGCCGCGAAGGACGCCGGGCGCTGGCCATCGCGCAGCGGACCCGCGCCGAGGTCGACGCGCACGAGGACACGGTGCTGCGGTCCGAGGAGGACGCCGCGTTGGCCAGGACGCGGTTGACGTGGCACCACAACGGTGATGGCACCACGACGGGTCACTTCACGGTCCTGACGTTGGCGGCCTCAATCCTGGCCAAGGCCGTGCAGCAGATCGCCCCACCCCGACGGTTCGCCCACCGAGCAGCCACCGCCGCCAAGACCGCGGGCGGCGCCATGGGCGCCGCGACCTCGGTTGGCGTGGCGGGACCGGTCGGCGGCAGCAGCGCCTCGGGTGCCGCGGCTTGTGGTGTTCGAGAGGCGACGTGGGAGGCGTTCCGGGCCGCGGACGGGGACTGGGCCCACCGGTACGGTGCCGCGTTCGTCGAGCTGCTCGAGCACCTGCCCACCGACACCCTGTCCGGCAAGGTCGCCGCGACCGTGGTCGTCACGATGGACCTGGACCAGCTCCGGGCCGGGGTCGGCGCAGCCCACCTCGACACCGGCCACGACCTGTCCGCCGGACAAGCGCGCAGGTTGGCGTGCAACGCCGGGATCGTGCCCGCCGTCCTGGGCGGCCGGTCGGTGCCGTTGGACCTCGGACGACAGGAACGGTTCTTCACCGGGGCCCAACGCACCGCCCTGGCCACGACCTACGACACCTGCGCCGCGACCGGGTGCGACCGGCCCTATGCCTGGTCCGAGCGCACCACCAGGACCCGTGGTCCAAGGGAGGGCGCACCGACCTGGCCGACGCGGTCCCGTTGTGCGTATACCACCACCGACGAGCCCACGACCCGACCTTCACCCACCACATCGACACCACACCGACCGGGAAGAAGACCGTCACCTACACCCGGCGCACGTAGCTGGGCGGTGTTCAGGTGCCGCGGAGGTCGAGGGTGA
- a CDS encoding protein kinase domain-containing protein, with protein MMGAQPEMEIGPYRLIRELGHGGFGTVWLAQSERSPAHQAAVKILTPISWDHHDAVARFGREWTASSKVRSRNIARPQHCDLDARPPWIAYEYIDGRTLREQLADGPLTPFDAATIFLGVANGLKALAYRDIVHRDLSLDNIMVRSDPARGLDGVIIDCGIASLGEGTHYTRDAVGRMEFQAPEQLQGVTLGPAVDVWQFAVVLVKSLTGHLPFAGKDLGWRMREAIEGGPDLRGLPEPFIPLVRQSLSLSPKDRPTATQLIQSLELIKQQVTPLVQGRLERLETQLAHNGEIRLYGVVKVPRDGAKRTINLYERDLRDGALMLGDEVSIAEDLPGAPRRSILQMANAAERSGRERPIKLPTTCPSCGTPLPKSDDGGVVPRCPRPRWCPSPLRARMRWVARRLSLPLEDEDIETLLTSGLVHDESELFSLTRTTLGSIARFSASTADGRTSLTPNGERLLAAIEANMNMSMEVALSAVGFAPNFLTHVYFTIDEFLQAMREDPQELARVASNLHLPDLVMEPHADDLWRCRVLDVWLSAGVRIESRYEPTPVRARRPSTPDH; from the coding sequence ATGATGGGTGCGCAGCCAGAAATGGAGATCGGGCCCTACCGGCTGATCCGGGAGCTAGGTCACGGTGGATTCGGTACGGTCTGGCTGGCTCAGAGCGAGAGGTCGCCTGCCCACCAAGCCGCCGTCAAGATCCTCACCCCGATCTCGTGGGACCACCACGATGCGGTGGCGCGCTTTGGCCGGGAGTGGACTGCGAGTTCCAAGGTGCGAAGCCGGAACATCGCACGCCCCCAGCACTGCGACCTTGATGCGCGACCCCCATGGATCGCGTACGAGTACATCGACGGTCGCACCCTTCGCGAACAGCTCGCGGACGGACCGCTCACACCGTTCGATGCAGCCACCATCTTCCTCGGAGTAGCCAACGGACTGAAGGCACTGGCCTACCGCGACATCGTGCATCGGGACTTGAGCTTGGACAACATCATGGTCCGCTCCGATCCAGCGAGAGGACTGGATGGGGTGATCATCGACTGTGGCATCGCCAGCCTGGGCGAGGGCACTCATTACACAAGGGATGCCGTCGGCAGGATGGAGTTCCAGGCACCGGAGCAACTTCAGGGCGTGACCCTCGGCCCTGCGGTGGATGTTTGGCAGTTCGCAGTAGTTCTCGTGAAGTCGCTCACCGGGCACCTGCCCTTCGCCGGGAAGGACCTGGGTTGGCGGATGCGAGAAGCCATCGAGGGCGGCCCGGACCTTCGCGGCCTCCCGGAGCCCTTCATCCCCCTTGTCAGGCAGAGCCTCTCCCTGTCCCCCAAGGACCGCCCGACAGCCACGCAGCTCATCCAGAGCCTGGAACTCATCAAGCAGCAGGTGACGCCGCTGGTACAAGGCCGCCTTGAACGCCTTGAGACGCAGCTAGCTCACAACGGCGAGATCCGACTCTACGGCGTCGTCAAGGTTCCCCGTGACGGGGCAAAGCGCACCATCAACCTGTATGAGCGCGACCTGCGTGACGGGGCATTGATGCTCGGCGACGAGGTCTCCATCGCAGAGGACTTGCCCGGAGCACCTAGGCGTTCGATCTTGCAGATGGCCAACGCCGCTGAACGGAGCGGTCGCGAACGGCCGATCAAGCTTCCGACGACTTGCCCGTCGTGCGGCACACCACTGCCTAAGTCCGACGACGGAGGCGTGGTGCCGAGGTGCCCACGGCCCCGCTGGTGTCCTAGTCCACTCCGAGCCAGGATGCGCTGGGTCGCGCGTCGACTGAGTCTGCCCCTCGAGGATGAAGACATCGAAACGCTCCTGACCAGTGGCCTCGTTCACGACGAAAGCGAGCTCTTCTCACTGACCAGAACAACGTTGGGATCCATAGCACGGTTCAGCGCCTCCACCGCGGACGGCCGAACCTCGTTGACCCCGAATGGCGAGCGACTGCTGGCAGCCATCGAGGCCAACATGAACATGTCCATGGAGGTCGCGTTGAGTGCCGTTGGATTCGCACCGAACTTCCTAACGCACGTCTACTTCACGATCGACGAGTTCCTCCAGGCCATGCGCGAGGATCCACAAGAACTTGCGCGCGTCGCCTCCAACCTCCATCTCCCTGACCTTGTCATGGAGCCACACGCAGACGACCTCTGGCGGTGCAGAGTCCTTGACGTCTGGCTTTCAGCGGGCGTTCGCATTGAGTCCCGCTACGAGCCGACTCCGGTACGTGCACGACGACCGTCCACGCCTGATCACTAG
- a CDS encoding NAD-dependent succinate-semialdehyde dehydrogenase has protein sequence MSETKTSPTYAITNPATGEVEKTFDPATDEQVEAALAGAHAAYTSWKDVPIEERAKVVHRIAELFVERKDELGAIATREMGKPLSEAVGEAEFCGEIFDYFANEGPTLAADQPIKTFSGGKAMVQKLPIGALLGIMPWNYPFYQIARFAAPNLMLGNTIVLKHAESVPGSALAVEQIMKDAGVPEGAYVNVFATHDQIETIIADPRIAGVSLTGSERAGAVVAALAGKNLKKCVLELGGSDPYVILDTDDAKAAADTAWETRISNTGQACNSNKRMIVMDDVFDDFVARLVEQAKDLRPGDPAAEEEGTFAPLSSRKAAETLAEQVKDAVDKGATLHAGGVLGDGPAAYYSPAVLTGITKEMRAYREELFGPVAVVYKVTNDDEALELANDTQYGLGGAVFSTDTERATKIAQRLEVGMSNVNTPAGEGAEVPFGGVKRSGFGRELGPLGMDEFVNKRMFYVAD, from the coding sequence ATGAGCGAGACCAAGACCTCCCCCACCTACGCGATCACCAACCCCGCGACGGGTGAGGTGGAGAAGACGTTCGACCCCGCCACCGACGAGCAGGTGGAGGCCGCCCTCGCCGGCGCGCACGCGGCATACACGTCGTGGAAGGACGTGCCGATCGAGGAGCGGGCCAAGGTCGTCCACCGCATCGCGGAGCTGTTCGTCGAGCGCAAGGACGAGCTGGGCGCGATCGCGACCCGCGAGATGGGCAAGCCGCTGAGCGAGGCCGTCGGCGAGGCGGAGTTCTGCGGCGAGATCTTCGACTACTTCGCGAACGAGGGCCCGACGCTGGCCGCGGACCAGCCGATCAAGACCTTCTCCGGCGGCAAGGCCATGGTGCAGAAGCTGCCCATCGGTGCGCTGCTCGGGATCATGCCGTGGAACTACCCCTTCTACCAGATCGCCCGTTTCGCGGCCCCGAACCTCATGCTGGGCAACACGATCGTCCTCAAGCACGCCGAGTCGGTGCCCGGCTCAGCGCTCGCGGTCGAGCAGATCATGAAGGACGCGGGAGTGCCGGAGGGCGCGTACGTCAACGTGTTCGCGACGCACGACCAGATCGAGACGATCATCGCCGACCCGCGCATCGCCGGTGTCTCCCTGACCGGGTCGGAGCGCGCGGGTGCGGTCGTCGCGGCGCTCGCCGGCAAGAACCTCAAGAAGTGCGTGCTCGAGCTCGGCGGCTCCGACCCGTACGTCATCCTCGACACCGATGACGCCAAGGCGGCGGCCGACACCGCGTGGGAGACCCGCATCTCCAACACGGGCCAGGCCTGCAACTCCAACAAGCGGATGATCGTCATGGACGACGTGTTCGACGACTTCGTGGCGCGCCTGGTCGAGCAGGCCAAGGACCTGCGCCCCGGTGACCCGGCCGCCGAGGAGGAGGGCACCTTCGCCCCGCTCTCGTCGCGCAAGGCCGCCGAGACCCTGGCCGAGCAGGTCAAGGACGCCGTCGACAAGGGCGCGACCCTGCATGCCGGTGGTGTCCTGGGTGACGGACCCGCGGCGTACTACTCGCCGGCCGTCCTCACCGGCATCACCAAGGAGATGCGCGCCTACCGCGAAGAGCTGTTCGGACCTGTCGCCGTCGTCTACAAGGTCACCAACGACGACGAGGCGCTCGAGCTGGCCAACGACACGCAGTACGGCCTCGGTGGAGCGGTGTTCAGCACCGACACCGAGCGCGCGACCAAGATCGCCCAGCGCCTCGAGGTCGGCATGTCCAACGTCAACACCCCCGCCGGTGAGGGCGCCGAGGTGCCTTTCGGTGGCGTGAAGCGCAGCGGCTTCGGCCGCGAGCTCGGCCCACTCGGCATGGACGAGTTCGTCAACAAGCGGATGTTCTACGTCGCCGACTGA
- a CDS encoding DUF6584 family protein, whose amino-acid sequence MTEKTPTDSRTSALDGVVTQARADLAAGREWKARDRLVAHVASTYDQEALGLLGEVHATMRDLPSAGAAWFGTNRRGSDVDDAVDAWRDRHADNFVQMWHSLPRSVREHEGNKRVDALRRRVEKDQPAVGIDAAEGDGEGGVDAAVIIAVAVGILLLACAVIGFVTLLGWLIPGL is encoded by the coding sequence GTGACCGAGAAGACGCCGACCGACAGCCGCACCAGCGCCCTCGACGGTGTCGTGACCCAGGCCCGCGCCGACCTCGCCGCAGGACGCGAGTGGAAGGCGCGGGACCGGCTCGTGGCCCACGTCGCCTCGACCTACGACCAGGAGGCTCTCGGACTGCTCGGCGAGGTGCACGCGACCATGCGCGACCTGCCTTCCGCGGGTGCGGCGTGGTTCGGCACGAACCGTCGCGGCTCCGACGTCGACGACGCCGTGGACGCCTGGCGCGACCGGCACGCCGACAACTTCGTCCAGATGTGGCACAGCCTGCCGCGCTCCGTGCGCGAGCACGAGGGCAACAAGCGCGTGGACGCCCTGCGCCGCCGGGTCGAGAAGGACCAGCCGGCGGTGGGCATCGACGCCGCCGAGGGTGACGGCGAGGGTGGTGTCGACGCCGCGGTGATCATCGCGGTCGCGGTCGGGATCCTGCTCCTCGCCTGCGCGGTGATCGGGTTCGTCACGCTGCTCGGCTGGCTCATCCCCGGCCTGTGA
- a CDS encoding DUF3626 domain-containing protein, which translates to MTELSTWAAAAVAHVERSATGGPLADDLRVTLNFHPDRDFRGTPILRAMAAARTYRSQFETGTGNGGLTAHPGGARWLWEQRIFGGAYDEAPDRERPKYGALNHRGRQVGAAPRFGSAHIRLAREALQRSTFCYPDSFLEPDHFATAHHFDLTTMADRELHSGAVDDLDSYVEAHVHGVVDLARDVEAIVLDPCFRGTDVEAAAHDLPCAVEWHDGFRLHLDTVRAHPDYRGEHVVELAELVAVDGWLTPDVIGHAAATRDHERQTLKQVWHHLARFGAPDSSVER; encoded by the coding sequence GTGACCGAACTGTCGACCTGGGCCGCGGCCGCCGTCGCCCATGTCGAGCGCTCGGCCACGGGCGGGCCGCTCGCCGACGACCTCCGGGTCACCCTCAACTTCCACCCGGACCGCGACTTCCGCGGCACACCCATCCTGCGAGCGATGGCGGCCGCCCGCACCTATCGCTCCCAGTTCGAGACGGGTACCGGCAACGGTGGGCTCACCGCCCACCCCGGTGGCGCCCGCTGGCTGTGGGAGCAACGCATCTTCGGTGGGGCGTATGACGAGGCACCAGATCGCGAGCGACCCAAGTACGGGGCGCTGAACCACCGCGGGCGACAGGTGGGTGCCGCGCCCCGATTCGGCTCGGCGCACATCCGCCTGGCGCGGGAAGCGTTGCAGCGCAGCACCTTCTGCTACCCGGACTCGTTCCTCGAGCCGGACCACTTCGCGACGGCGCACCACTTCGACCTGACGACGATGGCAGATCGTGAACTCCACAGCGGCGCCGTCGACGACCTGGACAGCTACGTCGAGGCGCACGTCCACGGGGTCGTCGACCTGGCGCGGGACGTCGAGGCGATCGTGCTCGATCCGTGCTTCCGCGGCACCGATGTCGAGGCCGCCGCCCACGACCTGCCGTGCGCGGTCGAGTGGCACGACGGGTTCCGGCTCCACCTCGACACGGTTCGCGCCCACCCCGACTACCGCGGTGAACACGTGGTCGAGCTGGCAGAGCTGGTGGCCGTCGACGGGTGGCTCACCCCGGACGTCATCGGTCACGCTGCGGCCACCAGGGACCACGAACGCCAGACGCTCAAGCAGGTGTGGCACCACCTGGCGAGGTTCGGCGCACCCGACTCGTCAGTCGAGCGCTGA